One segment of Manihot esculenta cultivar AM560-2 chromosome 4, M.esculenta_v8, whole genome shotgun sequence DNA contains the following:
- the LOC110614022 gene encoding protein FAF-like, chloroplastic, producing the protein MSSLSKSFRLSSSLNEEFMVSKKKGIVSILGSECERSKSAASLRRTLSADMSSKKWLSQHGFSPLKKIASSEEFPVSMADSSSSEGEEEYDNGTREKETEPRGQFEIWSSIQQEKQKQSSKEELEKPGQFDIWSSILSQKAKDDNKSLPPPYIHPLVKRSASGLSEKSLEICTESLGSETGSDGFSSYPPSETGDAEEEKEEEQEENRVVVAQKYEDIDDWRVSKYNLAATSKKLPQKSFPPPLPSLSRRDGASLHMRTRRDNGRLVLEAVSVPSQNNFRAERQHDRLVLTFINNPNEEEEPKTEEEKDMELFEVEIENSADEQIHEGDEEDDEEEEEGMEAEAEIEEEEELEKIVNERGRGGGGGGSGEMKFVMEQAPKFSSGVINVHRLALMMNKPMALANRDPTWPNKFNEMAKFEEGSVEEAMNPITPLTQSLPPRPPVSRMIPMPAGAAAAVTAKAAASFNAYEYYWKPKPMTATTKAAAAAAGCLSPMAPNPQSIRSKDNNSKKIISNEKKQDLVVLRGNKGEYLVPLSKGCKEARRSLLFWEPYCIATS; encoded by the coding sequence ATGTCATCTCTTAGCAAGAGCTTTCGTTTATCTTCATCTCTCAATGAAGAGTTCATGGTTAGCAAGAAAAAGGGCATAGTGTCAATTCTTGGCTCTGAATGCGAGAGAAGCAAATCTGCAGCTTCTCTGAGGAGAACTCTCTCAGCTGATATGTCCTCCAAGAAATGGCTCTCTCAACATGGGTTCTCTCCCCTGAAAAAAATTGCATCATCTGAAGAATTCCCAGTTTCCATGGCAGACTCTTCATCATCAGAAGGTGAAGAAGAGTATGACAATGGAACAAGGGAGAAAGAGACTGAGCCTCGAGGACAATTTGAGATTTGGAGTTCAATTCAACAAGAAAAGCAGAAGCAGAGCAGCAAGGAAGAGCTTGAAAAGCCTGGACAGTTTGATATATGGAGCTCAATCCTATCccagaaagcaaaagatgacaACAAAAGTCTTCCACCTCCTTATATTCACCCTCTTGTTAAAAGATCAGCAAGCGGTTTGAGTGAGAAAAGCCTTGAAATCTGTACTGAAAGTCTCGGATCCGAGACTGGCTCTGATGGGTTCTCTTCATATCCTCCTTCAGAGACTGGTGATGCAGaggaggagaaagaagaagaacaagaagaGAATAGGGTGGTGGTGGCTCAAAAATACGAGGATATTGATGATTGGAGAGTATCTAAGTACAATCTTGCAGCAACTAGCAAGAAATTGCCGCAGAAATCATTCCCTCCACCGCTTCCTTCACTATCCAGGCGGGATGGCGCGTCACTGCACATGAGGACTCGGCGTGATAATGGCCGATTAGTTCTTGAAGCTGTCTCTGTTCCTTCACAGAACAACTTCAGAGCTGAACGCCAGCACGATCGCCTTGTGCTCACTTTTATCAATAATcctaatgaagaagaagaaccaaAGACTGAAGAGGAGAAAGATATGGAACTTTTTGAAGTGGAAATTGAGAATTCTGCAGATGAACAAAtccatgaaggagatgaagaggatgacgaggaggaggaggagggaatggaagctgaagcagaaatagaggaagaggaagagttGGAAAAAATAGTGAATgaaagaggaagaggaggaggtggtggtggcaGTGGAGAAATGAAGTTTGTGATGGAGCAAGCACCAAAATTTTCTAGTGGTGTTATAAATGTCCATAGGTTAGCACTAATGATGAATAAGCCCATGGCTTTAGCTAATAGGGATCCAACATGGCCTAACAAGTTCAATGAAATGGCCAAATTTGAAGAGGGTAGTGTTGAGGAGGCAATGAACCCAATTACTCCATTGACACAGTCACTCCCGCCACGGCCTCCGGTGTCTCGGATGATCCCCATGCCGGCAGGGGCAGCAGCTGCCGTGACGGCAAAAGCAGCAGCATCCTTTAATGCTTACGAGTACTACTGGAAGCCCAAGCCCATGACAGCCACCACcaaagcagcagcagcagcagcaggatGTCTAAGTCCCATGGCTCCAAACCCACAATCAATAAGAAGCAAAGACAACAATTCAAAGAAGATAATATCAAATGAGAAGAAGCAAGATTTGGTAGTATTGAGAGGGAACAAAGGGGAATACTTAGTTCCTTTATCAAAGGGTTGCAAGGAGGCAAGGAGATCTCTTTTGTTTTGGGAGCCATACTGCATTGCCACATCTTGA